One part of the Lotus japonicus ecotype B-129 chromosome 2, LjGifu_v1.2 genome encodes these proteins:
- the LOC130738225 gene encoding uncharacterized protein LOC130738225 → MEQKHVLLSALSVGVGLGVGLGLSSGQAVQKWVGGNSDEVSGEQIVEEIKKLVVDGKDSKVTFDDFPYYLSERTRVLLTSAAYVHLKHLNVSKHTRNLSPASRAILLSGPAELYQQMLAKALAHYFESKLLLIDITDFSMKLQSKYGYTRKEPSFKRSISEMTLERMSSLFGSFSMLPPTGETRGTLRQQSSAVESYNNHPKLRRNASAASDLSSTASQSGPIMPGSLRRASSLCFDEKLFVQSLYKILVSISETGSIILYIRDVEKLVIKSPRLYNLLQKMIKKLSGSVLILGSQISDPEDDCKEIDERLPMVFPYIIEIKPPEDETHLGSWKGQLEEDMKIIQFQDNRNHIAEVLAQNDIDCDDLNSICHADTMILSNYIEEIVVSAISYHLMNTKDPEYRNGRLVISSNSLSHGLSLFQEGKCSGNLKTNDSSKENVGEDITGAKNDVRCDNQAPENKNETEKAIPVTKKDGENPTPAKAEVPDNEFEKRIRPEVIPANEIGVTFGDIGAMDEIKESLQELVMLPLRRPDLFKGGLLKPCRGILLFGPPGTGKTMLAKAIANEAGASFINVSMSTITSKWFGEDEKNVRALFSLAAKVAPTIIFVDEVDSMLGQRTRVGEHEAMRKIKNEFMTHWDGLLTAPGEQILVLAATNRPFDLDEAIIRRFERRIMVGLPSVENREMILKTLLAKEKHENLDFKELATMTEGYSGSDLKNLCITAAYRPVRELIQQERKKDMEKKKKEAEGQNSEDSSNNKDKEDQEIILRALNMEDMKQAKGQVAASFATEGSVMAELKQWNELYGEGGTRKKQQLTYFL, encoded by the exons ATGGAACAGAAGCATGTTCTGTTGTCAGCATTGAGTGTTGGGGTGGGGTTGGGTGTTGGGCTTGGATTGAGTTCAGGACAGGCTGTGCAGAAATGGGTTGGAGGGAACTCTGATGAGGTTTCTGGTGAGCAAATTGTGGAGGAGATCAAGAAGCTTGTAGTTGATGGGAAGGACAGCAAAGTTACATTTGATGACTTTCCTTATTACTTAAG TGAAAGAACTCGAGTTTTGTTGACAAGTGCAGCATATGTTCATCTAAAACATCTTAACGTTTCCAAGCATACCAGGAACCTCTCCCCAGCAAGCAGGGCAATTTTGCTCTCTGGTCCAGCAG aaCTTTACCAGCAAATGCTTGCAAAAGCTTTAGCACATTACTTTGAATCGAAGTTGCTATTGATAGATATTACCGACTTCTCCATGAAG TTGCAGAGCAAATATGGATATACTAGAAAAGAACCA TCTTTCAAAAGGTCAATATCCGAGATGACTTTGGAGAGAATGTCTAGTTTGTTTGGTTCCTTTTCAATGCTGCCTCCAACCGGCGAAACTAGAG GGACTCTGCGTCAACAAAGCAGTGCTGTTGAAAGTTACAACAATCATCCAAAGCTTCGGAGGAATGCGTCTGCTGCGTCCGATTTAAGTAGCACTGCTTCCCAGAGCGGTCCAATAATGCCAG GTTCTTTAAGGCGTGCAAGTAGCTTGTGTTTTGATGAAAAGCTCTTCGTGCAGTCACTTTACAAG ATTCTGGTTTCTATCTCAGAAACCGGTTCCATTATTTTATATATCAGAGACGTTGAGAAGCTCGTTATCAAATCACCAAGGTTATATAATTTACTGCAAAAAATGATAAAGAAACTATCAGGCTCGGTGTTGATACTCGGTTCCCAGATATCAGATCCAGAGGACGATTGCAAAGAAATCGATGAAAGGCTCCCTATGGTATTCCCCTATATCATTGAGATCAAACCTCCTGAAGATGAAACTCATCTTGGCAGCTGGAAAGGCCAGCTTGAAGAGGACATGAAAATTATTCAGTTTCAGGATAACAGAAACCACATTGCTGAAGTACTTGCACAAAATGACATTGATTGTGATGACTTGAATTCAATCTGCCATGCAGACACTATGATACTCAgtaattatattgaagaaatTGTTGTATCTGCAATATCATATCATTTGATGAATACCAAGGATCCGGAATACCGAAATGGAAGGCTAGTTATATCATCCAATAG TTTGTCCCATGGATTGAGTTTATTCCAGGAAGGCAAGTGCAGTGGGAATCTGAAGACTAATGATTCGAGCAAG GAAAATGTGGGAGAAGACATTACTGGTGCAAAGAATGATGTGCGGTGTGACAACCAAGCACctgaaaacaaaaatgaaacagAGAAAGCCATccctgtaacaaaaaaagatgGTGAAAATCCAACACCTGCAAAAGCT GAAGTTCCTGATAACGAATTTGAGAAGCGCATAAGACCTGAAGTTATCCCTGCAAATGAGATAGGGGTTACATTTGGAGACATTGGTGCAATGGATGAGATTAAAGAATCACTTCAGGAGTTGGTAATGCTTCCCCTTAGAAGACCAGACCTCTTCAAAGGTGGTCTTCTAAAGCCATGTAGAGGTATATTACTTTTCGGGCCTCCGGGAACCGGGAAAACAATGCTTGCCAAAGCAATTGCAAATGAAGCTGGAGCAAGTTTCATCAATGTTTCAATGTCCACCATCACTTCAAAATGGTTTGGAGAAGACGAAAAGAATGTCCGCGCTCTGTTCTCGCTAGCAGCAAAGGTTGCTCCTACTATAATCTTTGTCGATGAGGTTGACAGCATGCTTGGTCAGAGGACTAGAGTTGGAGAGCATGAGGCCATGAGGAAGATTAAAAATGAATTCATGACACACTGGGATGGGCTATTAACTGCACCTGGTGAGCAAATTCTCGTTCTTGCTGCAACCAATAGGCCATTTGACCTCGATGAAGCAATTATTAGACGGTTCGAGCGCAG GATCATGGTTGGCCTTCCATCTGTTGAGAACAGGGAAATGATCCTGAAAACTCTCCTGGCTAAGGAAAAGCATGAAAACTTAGACTTCAAAGAGCTGGCAACCATGACAGAAGGATACAGTGGAAGTGATCTTAAG AATTTGTGCATCACCGCCGCTTATCGACCTGTGAGGGAGCTAATACagcaagagagaaagaaggataTG gaaaagaagaaaaaagaggcAGAAGGCCAAAACTCCGAAGATTCTTCAAATAATAAAGATAAAGAAGACCAAGAAATTATCCTGAGGGCTTTAAACATGGAAGACATGAAACAGGCCAAGGGTCAG